GTGCCGGTCCTGATTTGCGTCGCCCCTAATCTGCGTCGCCGAGGCGGGATGCAATCGGGTGTGCAGGAACACCCACGCCGGGGATTGTCTGTGGGCCAGCCCCCGCGCCGATCCGGATTTTAGCCGGACCCTAGCGAAACGCCGCGCCGCCAAGCTCCACAACGCCCTTAGAGAATAGGAAGGCCGGTCGAACACCGCAACCGGCATGATGCGAAAGATATTCCGCCAGTCCTTCCAGCGCGCGAATTCCGCCAGGCAATCCGCCCCCATGATCCACACGAAGCGCCGGGTCGGGAACCGCCGTTGCAAGGCGCGCAGTGTATCGGCGGTGTAGCGCGTGCCCAGCCGCGCCTCGATATCGCTGGGCTTCAGCCGGGGATGGCGGGCCACCTGCCTGGCGCCGGCCAGCCGTTGGGCGAAAGGCGCCATGCCATCGTTCGGTTTCAGCGGGTTCTGCGGCGCGACCAGCCACCACACCTCGTCGAGGCCCAGCTGGTGCAGCGCCAGCAGCGCCAGATGCCGGTGCCCGTCATGCGCCGGGTTGAAGGAACCGCCCATCAGCCCGACCGCCTGCCGCCGCCGGTCGATCGGCCCCGGCAGGCCGATCCGGGCCGGACGGCCCTGCCTATGCCAGATATGTCGCAAGGAAGTACGTCCGTAAGCGCATCAGGGCCGGATCTGGCCGTCGCCGCGCACGATGTATTTGTAGCTGGTCAGCTGTTCTGCCCCCACCGGTCCCCGCGCGTGCAGCTTGCCTGTGGAAATGCCGATCTCCGCCCCCATGCCGAACTCGCCGCCATCGGCGAACTGGGTGGAGGCATTGTGCAGCACGATGGCGCTGTCCACCGCGGCCAGGAACCGTTCCGCCGTGGCCGCATCCTCGGTCACGATGCTGTCGGTATGGTGCGACCCGTACATGTTGATGTGGCGGATCGCCCCCTCGACGCCGTTCACCACCTTCACCGACAGGATGGCATCCAGATATTCGGTGGACCAGTCGGCCTCCGTCGCCGGCACGACGCGCGGGTCCAGCCCGCAGACCGCCGGATCGCCACGCACCTCGCAGCCCTCGGTGATCAGATCGTCCAGCATCGAGGGCAGCATGGCGGCCATTGCCTGCGCATCGATCAGCAGCGTTTCCATGGCGCCGCAGACGCCGGGCCGGCGCATCTTGGCGTTGAGGGCGATGCGCCGCGCCTTCTTCGGATCGGCGGCGCCATCGACATAGACATGGCAGATGCCGTCCAGATGCGCCATCACCGGCACCCGGCTCTCATTCATCACCCGCTCGATCAGCGAGCGGCCGCCGCGCGGCACGATCACATCAATATAGGCATTGGCGCGCAGCATCGCGCCGACCAGCTCGCGGTCCGTGCCGGGCATGGCCTGCACCGCCGTCTCCGGCAGCCCGGCCTCCTTCAGCCCGGCCTGCAGGCAGGCGACGATGGCGGTCGAGGAATGGAAGCTTTCGGAGCCGCCACGCAGGATCGCCGCATTGCCGGCCTTCAGGCACAGCCCGCCGGCATCCGCCGTCACGTTCGGCCGCGATTCGTAGATAATGCCGATGACGCCCAGCGGCACCGACTGCCGGGCAATCTTCAGGCCGTTCGGGCGCTCCCACTCGGCCAGCACACGGCCCACCGGGTCGGGCAGTGCCGCCACCTCCTCCAGCCCCCTGGCGATGGCCTCGATGCGCTCCGGCGTCAGTGCCAGCCGGTCGAGCATGGCGCGCACCAGCCCCTTGGCTTCGGCGGCCTGCATGTCGCGCTCGTTGGCGTCCAGGATGGCAGCGCTGCTGTCGCGGACAGCTTGCGCGGCGGCACGCAGCGCGCGGTTCTTGGTCTCGCCATCGGCCTGCGCCAGCCGCGCCGCGGCTTCCTTGGCGGCATTGCCTATCCAGTCCATGATGCGCGCGGTTGTGTCGGTCGCCGCCGGCGTCTCTTTCAGCGCACTCACCTTGTCCTCCACCATGCCGTTCGGGGCCGTGTCTCTGGCCTCCTCATGACCCTGTTGCCGGGCCTTCAGGCGAGCACCAGATCATCGCGATGGATGATCTCGTCCCGTCCACGATAGCCAAGTACAGCCTCTATTTCACGGCTTTTATGGCCCATGATCCGGCGCGCATCGCCGGCATTATAGGCCGAGAGGCCACGCCCGATCACCCGCCCGTCTGTGTCCTGCACGGCAATCGGATCGCCGCGCTGGAAATCTCCCTCCACCGCGACCACGCCGGCGGGCAGCAGGCTCTTGCCCTGCGCCAGCGCGCGGGCGGCCCCGGCATCGACGGTCACGCTGCCGGTCGTGTTCAGATGGCCGCCGATCCAGCGCTTGCGCGCCGTGCGCGGCCCGGCCGAGGGCAGGAACCAGGTGCAGCGTCCACCCTCCTCCAGCCGGCGCAGCGGATGCGCGGCGTGGCCGTGCGCGATGGCCATGCGGCAACCGGCGCCAATGGCGATCTTGCCGGCCGCCAGCTTGGTGACCATGCCGCCCGAGGAATAGCCGGTGGCGGCGGCACCGCCCATCGCCTCGATCTCCGGCGTCACCTCTGTCACCACCGGAATATGCGCGGCGTCCTGCGCCCGGCGCGGATCGGCGGTATAGAGCCCGTCAATATCAGACAGCAGCACCAGCGTATCGGCGGAGATCATCTGCGCCACGCGGGCGGCCAGCCGGTCATTGTCGCCGAAGCGGATTTCCGCTGTCGCCACCGTGTCGTTCTCGTTGATGACCGGCACCGCACCCAGCCGCAGCAACGCATCGATGGTAGCGCGCGCATTCAGGTGGCGGCGGCGCGCCTCGGTATCCTCCAGCGTCACCAGCACCTGCGCCACGGTGATGTCATGCCGGGCGAGCGCTTCCTGATAGGCATGCGCCAGCTTGATCTGGCCGGTCGCGGCGGCGGCCTGTTTTTCCTCCAGCGCCAGCGCCCGGCCGGTGAGGCCCAGATGGCGGCGGCCGACCGAAATCGCGCCGGAGGAGACGAGAACAACCTCGACCCCGCGTGCGCGCAGCGCCGCCACATCCTCGGCCAGCGCCGCCAGCCAGTCCTGCCGGATGCGGCCGCTCTTCTCGTCCACCAGCAGGGCGGAGCCGATCTTCACCACCAGCCGCCGCGCGGTCGCCAGCGCGGGCGATCCGGCGGCGGCGCTTTCGACGAAATCGCTGGCGGCCAGGTCGCTCACGGACGCCATTCTCCTGATTCCGCGCTTACCGCCTCCACGTCCCCGCTCTCCAGCGCCTCGGCCTTTTTCTCGGCGGCGCGGTATTCCTTCACGATGGGGCGCAGCGCGCGGATCACCTCGGTCACGCCCTCGCCGGTCACGGCGGAGATTGCCATCACCTCGGTCTTGGCGGCGCGCTTCAGCTTCTTCAGCTTTTCCTTCAGCTCGTCCGCCGGAATCGCATCGATCTTGTTCAGCACCACGATCTCACGCTTCTCCGCCAGCTCCTGCGCGTAGAGCTTCAACTCCTTGCGGATCGTGCGGTAGGCCTTCACCGGGTCTTCCTGGGTGCCGTCGATCAAGTGCAGCAGCACGCCGGTGCGCTCGACATGGCCCAGAAACCGCGTGCCCAGCCCGGCGCCTTCATGCGCGCCCTCGATCAGCCCCGGAATATCGGCGACCACGAAGGCCTCGCCATCGCGCTCGACCACGCCGAGTTGCGGCCACAGGGTGGTGAAGGGATAGTCGGCGATCTTCGGTCGCGCCGCCGAGACGGCGGACAGGAAGGTCGATTTGCCGGCATTGGGCAGCCCCAGCAGACCGACATCGGCGATCAGCTTCAGGCGCAGCCAGACCCACATTTCCTGCCCCGGATAGCCGGGGGTGAATTTGCGCGGCGCCTGGTTGGTGGAGGTCTTGTAATGGGCGTTGCCCATGCCACCATCGCCGCCCTTCAGCAGCACGATACGCTGGCCGGGTTCGGTCAGGTCAGCGATCACCGTCTCGCGGTCCTCATCCAGCACCTGAGTGCCGACCGGCAGCTTCAGGACGACATCCGCGCCATCCCCGCCAGTGCGGTTGCGGCCCATGCCGTGCGTGCCGTTCTTGGCCTTGAAATGCTGCTGGTAGCGATAATCGATCAGGGTGTTCAGCCCCTCCACCGCTTCCAGGATCAGGTCACCACCACGGCCGCCATTGCCGCCGTCCGGCCCGCCGAATTCGATGAACTTCTCGCGCCGGAAGCTGACGCAGCCCGGCCCGCCATTGCCGCTCTTCAGATAGATCTTGGCTTCGTCGAGAAACTTCATCGCGCTAACGCCTTTGAACGGCAAAAAGGGGAATGGTCACCCATTCCCCTTTCAGCAAAAATATTCAGTCCCGTCGGGGGTGGGCTTACTCTGCAGCAGCCACCGGCGGGAGGATCGAAACGAAGGTACGGCCCTTGGCCTTCTGCGCGAACTTCACCTCGCCCTCGACCAGCGCGAACAGCGTGTGGTCCTTGCCGATGCCGACATTGGCGCCGGGGTGGAACTTGGTGCCGCGCTGACGGACCAGGATGTTGCCCGGAATGACGCGCTCGCCGCCGAACTTCTTCACGCCGAGACGGCGGCCCGCGGAGTCGCGCCCGTTACGCGAGGAACCGCCTGCTTTCTTATGTGCCATGGATTGCTGCTCCTCTTACTTCTTGGCGCCAGCGGAGATATCGGTGATGCGCAGAACCGTCAGGTCCTGGCGATGACCGTTCTTGCGGCGATGGTTCTTGCGACGCTTCTTCTTGAAGATGATGACCTTGTCGCCACGGGTCTGCTCGACGATCTCGGCGGCCACGCTGGCGCCGGCGACCATCGGGGCGCCAACCTTGGCGTCGCCCTCGCCGCCAACCAGCAGCACCTCGTCGAGCGCAACCTTGGCGCCGGCCTCACCGGCCAGCTTCTCGACGACGATCACATCGTCCTTGGCGACCTTATACTGCTTACCGCCGGTCTTGATGACTGCGAACATGGGACTAACCGCCTGATATCCGATCAAAAAACAAAACCCGACGAGACCGCGCCGCGTGGCTTTCCATCGCACCCGCCGTCCCTTATCTAGGCCTGACTGGCGCGCGTATGAAAAGGCCTCCCGTCGATTGCGGTCGTCAGGAGAGGCGCGCACTATACCTATGGGCTTGCGTATGTCAACGGCGGAATCGCTGGTATCCGCACGGTTTACGCAGCCCTCCGCATCAGCCGGAAAACAGCCTGCCACGCCGCACCGGATGAAACAATAAAAGCATCAGATGCGGCTTGCAATCCGCGCCCCGGATGGTTAGACATCACCCGCTCGTCCCACGGCGATCCTTCGGAGGGGTGCCAGAGTGGTTGAATGGGACGGTCTCGAAAACCGTTGTGCGTGCAAGCGTACCGAGGGTTCGAATCCCTCCCCCTCCGCCAATCCTGCTTTTGGGTTGCAAAAGCCGCCCAACATACTGAAAATCCTAGACGTTTCCGGGGTTCGAAACCCGCCGTTCCGGCAGTAGACGAGGCGGTCGTCGAAGGCCGTCTTGAGGATGGCGTGGCGTCTGCCGATATCGCCGTTTTGCCAGCTGGAACAAGGGTTTGCGATCACGTCGAGGGTGAGTTCAAACATCTCCCCAAAGGTCTTGCGCGGACGGGCCTTGGTTTCCAGTCTTTCGGCCATCATGAGACGCTCGCGCTCCAGCTCGGTAATGCGCTGCTCGTAGCGGGCAATCACCGTCTGGCTGGACGCTTCGACGATGCGGTCGAGCAAGGATGCCGTCTGCTTCTCGATGGCCGCCATGCGGCGGCGGATATCCTCGCGCATGGCGGCGGCCTGTTCGCCGAGCTGATCCCACACGCGGGCGGCCATGT
This sequence is a window from Oceanibaculum indicum P24. Protein-coding genes within it:
- a CDS encoding nicotinate-nucleotide adenylyltransferase, which produces MWHRQGRPARIGLPGPIDRRRQAVGLMGGSFNPAHDGHRHLALLALHQLGLDEVWWLVAPQNPLKPNDGMAPFAQRLAGARQVARHPRLKPSDIEARLGTRYTADTLRALQRRFPTRRFVWIMGADCLAEFARWKDWRNIFRIMPVAVFDRPSYSLRALWSLAARRFARVRLKSGSARGLAHRQSPAWVFLHTRLHPASATQIRGDANQDRHSAGKPLGQESGG
- a CDS encoding glutamate-5-semialdehyde dehydrogenase, which translates into the protein MVEDKVSALKETPAATDTTARIMDWIGNAAKEAAARLAQADGETKNRALRAAAQAVRDSSAAILDANERDMQAAEAKGLVRAMLDRLALTPERIEAIARGLEEVAALPDPVGRVLAEWERPNGLKIARQSVPLGVIGIIYESRPNVTADAGGLCLKAGNAAILRGGSESFHSSTAIVACLQAGLKEAGLPETAVQAMPGTDRELVGAMLRANAYIDVIVPRGGRSLIERVMNESRVPVMAHLDGICHVYVDGAADPKKARRIALNAKMRRPGVCGAMETLLIDAQAMAAMLPSMLDDLITEGCEVRGDPAVCGLDPRVVPATEADWSTEYLDAILSVKVVNGVEGAIRHINMYGSHHTDSIVTEDAATAERFLAAVDSAIVLHNASTQFADGGEFGMGAEIGISTGKLHARGPVGAEQLTSYKYIVRGDGQIRP
- the proB gene encoding glutamate 5-kinase translates to MASVSDLAASDFVESAAAGSPALATARRLVVKIGSALLVDEKSGRIRQDWLAALAEDVAALRARGVEVVLVSSGAISVGRRHLGLTGRALALEEKQAAAATGQIKLAHAYQEALARHDITVAQVLVTLEDTEARRRHLNARATIDALLRLGAVPVINENDTVATAEIRFGDNDRLAARVAQMISADTLVLLSDIDGLYTADPRRAQDAAHIPVVTEVTPEIEAMGGAAATGYSSGGMVTKLAAGKIAIGAGCRMAIAHGHAAHPLRRLEEGGRCTWFLPSAGPRTARKRWIGGHLNTTGSVTVDAGAARALAQGKSLLPAGVVAVEGDFQRGDPIAVQDTDGRVIGRGLSAYNAGDARRIMGHKSREIEAVLGYRGRDEIIHRDDLVLA
- the obgE gene encoding GTPase ObgE — translated: MKFLDEAKIYLKSGNGGPGCVSFRREKFIEFGGPDGGNGGRGGDLILEAVEGLNTLIDYRYQQHFKAKNGTHGMGRNRTGGDGADVVLKLPVGTQVLDEDRETVIADLTEPGQRIVLLKGGDGGMGNAHYKTSTNQAPRKFTPGYPGQEMWVWLRLKLIADVGLLGLPNAGKSTFLSAVSAARPKIADYPFTTLWPQLGVVERDGEAFVVADIPGLIEGAHEGAGLGTRFLGHVERTGVLLHLIDGTQEDPVKAYRTIRKELKLYAQELAEKREIVVLNKIDAIPADELKEKLKKLKRAAKTEVMAISAVTGEGVTEVIRALRPIVKEYRAAEKKAEALESGDVEAVSAESGEWRP
- the rpmA gene encoding 50S ribosomal protein L27, which encodes MAHKKAGGSSRNGRDSAGRRLGVKKFGGERVIPGNILVRQRGTKFHPGANVGIGKDHTLFALVEGEVKFAQKAKGRTFVSILPPVAAAE
- the rplU gene encoding 50S ribosomal protein L21; the protein is MFAVIKTGGKQYKVAKDDVIVVEKLAGEAGAKVALDEVLLVGGEGDAKVGAPMVAGASVAAEIVEQTRGDKVIIFKKKRRKNHRRKNGHRQDLTVLRITDISAGAKK